One Fusarium falciforme chromosome 12, complete sequence DNA window includes the following coding sequences:
- a CDS encoding PKS-ER domain-containing protein yields MSFENTAAWITSHNAYPFEVKSAPVGVPKENQILIRNRAIAINPIDYKVQTSSVRRGQIIYPTILGEDVAGEVVAVGSGVTKFKIGDRVAGLAAGFLTNKNEEKTFQAYTILRTDLSVQIPENYSFQEASAFPLAVGTTAAGLFNTDFLNLRLPTFPAQKPTGEVLLVWGGASAVGCAAIQLAVAAGYEVLTTASPKNFDLVKRLGASHVFDYKSPTVVADLLKAAEGKRSAGVLDTIGFASWPYTLEFAEKTDGVKFVSCTVPGWPEPPQGVTIKHVFSLSIIKSHVASAVWDDYLPKAIEAGAFVPAPSPWEFGKGLQSLQGAVDFLGTKGASAQKVVVSLE; encoded by the coding sequence ATGTCTTTCGAAAACACTGCCGCCTGGATCACTTCCCACAACGCCTACCCTTTTGAGGTCAAGTCAGCCCCGGTTGGTGTCCCCAAAGAGAATCAAATCCTGATCCGCAACCGCGCCATCGCCATAAACCCAATCGACTACAAGGTCCAGACAAGCAGCGTCCGCAGAGGCCAAATAATTTATCCCACGATCTTGGGCGAGGATGTCGCCGGTGAAGTCGTTGCCGTCGGATCTGGCGTGACCAAGTTCAAGATTGGAGATCGTGTCGCTGGCCTTGCTGCCGGCTTCTTGACCAACAAGAACGAGGAGAAGACATTTCAGGCGTACACTATCCTTCGCACTGATCTGTCTGTTCAAATCCCAGAGAATTACTCTTTCCAGGAAGCCTCCGCCTTTCCGCTCGCAGTTGGAACCACAGCCGCTGGTTTGTTCAACACCGATTTCCTTAACCTGCGACTTCCCACATTCCCGGCCCAGAAGCCCACTGGGGAAGTTCTTCTGGTCTGGGGCGGTGCCTCTGCAGTAGGCTGCGCTGCCATTCAGCTTGCTGTTGCAGCAGGCTATGAGGTTCTCACAACGGCTTCACCCAAGAACTTCGACCTTGTCAAGAGACTGGGAGCGAGCCACGTTTTTGACTACAAGAGCCCAACAGTCGTGGCTGACCTCCTCAAGGCGGCTGAAGGCAAAAGGTCAGCAGGTGTTTTAGACACTATCGGCTTTGCGTCCTGGCCCTATACTCTGGAGTTTGCCGAAAAGACTGATGGGGTCAAGTTTGTTTCTTGCACGGTCCCCGGATGGCCGGAGCCTCCTCAGGGCGTGACCATCAAGCATGTGTTTTCTctttccatcatcaagtcCCATGTTGCTTCAGCTGTTTGGGATGATTATTTACCCAAGGCAATTGAGGCTGGGGCATTTGTGCCTGCCCCAAGCCCTTGGGAGTTTGGAAAGGGGTTGCAAAGTCTTCAGGGCGCGGTGGATTTCTTGGGCACGAAGGGTGCCTCAGCTCAGAAGGTGGTTGTATCTCTAGAATAG
- a CDS encoding DOMON domain-containing protein — translation MKSLISTVVVSSIVLFTQRASATLATYCTGDSKDLCYSWGVPESTASSGSGNIFFRLEAPTDYQWVALGTGTGMSGSTMFVMYQDGSGNITLSTRKGHGHDMPEYNTFQGIKLLEGTGVSNKTMVANIQCNGFTHMDFTGSNDWIGAWKKGQALDATSVRATIEEHDGTERFSVDFAKASITADGNPFTKTSSKTPSSTSGNDAVSSDGGGEDHSGTIHGIIMSIVFLIGFPVGSLLMPLIGKWLVHAGWQIMVFIGMWVGFGIGKIAADKNGQWLNEPHVQLGLAVCILMILQPVLGWLHHRNYVKYQKRTPVSHGHLWYGRALMIIGIVNGGIGLQLASASTGLIAAYSVVGIIVFSLYVVSAVRKEMALRKKSKGMEQLGTRSHSALELVP, via the exons ATGAAGTCTCTCATCAGTACAGTCGTTGTTTCGTCGATAGTACTCT TTACGCAAAGAGCATCAGCAACACTCGCAACCTACTGCACCGGTGACTCAAAAGACTTGTGCTACAGCTGGGGCGTCCCAGAATCGACAGCCTCTTCAGGTTCCGGCAACATCTTCTTCCGCCTCGAAGCTCCTACCGATTACCAATGGGTCGCCCTCGGAACTGGTACTGGCATGAGTGGCTCCACCATGTTCGTCATGTACCAAGATGGCTCTGGGAACATCACCCTCAGCACAAGAAAGGGACACGGTCACGACATGCCCGAGTATAACACGTTCCAAGGTATCAAGTTGCTTGAGGGAACTGGAGTGTCCAATAAGACGATGGTTGCGAATATCCAATGTAATGGCTTCACCCACATGGACTTCACTGGGTCCAACGACTGGATTGGTGCTTGGAAGAAGGGCCAAGCTTTAGACGCTACCAGTGTTCGCGCCACTATCGAGGAGCACGACGGCACGGAAAGATTTTCAGTGGATTTCGCAAAAGCCAGTATCACCGCTGATGGGAACCCCTTCACAAAGACATCCAGCAAGACGCCTAGTTCTACCTCTGGCAACGATGCGGTCTCTAGCGACGGCGGAGGCGAAGACCACAGCGGCACCATTCATGGCATTATCATGTCGATAGTCTTTCTAATTGGATTCCCCGTTGGATCTCTGCTGATGCCTTTGATTGGAAAATGGCTTGTTCATGCTGGCTGGCAGATCATGGTCTTTATAGGTATGTGGGTTGGGTTTGGGATTGGCAAGATTGCTGCCGACAAAAACGGCCAG TGGCTGAATGAACCTCATGTCCAACTTGGTCTGGCCGTCTGCATCTTGATGATCCTGCAGCCTGTGTTAGGATGGTTGCACCACCGCAACTACGTCAAGTATCAGAAGAGAACACCTGTTAGCCATGGGCATCTTTGGTACGggagggccttgatgatTATTGGTATCGTTAACGGCGGTATTGGATTGCAACTAGCTTCGGCCTCTACAGGGTTGATAGCGGCATATTCTGTGGTTGGCATCATCGTGTTCTCATTGTATGTCGTCAGCGCTGTTCGTAAAGAGATGGCGTTGcgcaagaagagcaaggggATGGAGCAACTGGGTACCCGCTCTCACAGTGCCCTGGAGCTGGTGCCATAA
- a CDS encoding Zn(2)-C6 fungal-type domain-containing protein — MVFYGPSKGCVSCKQRRKKCDQTRPSCLRCTRANRNCGGYDQEGLTAFRRYEAVNTCPSSPPSTARRCMLPKRAPIPGTNLFLSDVGPTETPVKKSYEFALRAFFYDFCIPETNGKLSRGFLSGLEAMAYRLGPESNLVKACQAVSFFSHAKPLNRPHMHERAERLHQELLGSLARAIEVPALVASLETRYIALLLGLYEISAANSADRRSHDAHARGLSALLKTGTSPLDLLRIIRDGNRPDTNAPSGRCQGTQPRLRPRGIFSVPALNEGEECLDNLMLDLDSLQTRFSGALETSNFSPGMEEEISSLYQRFSRWSSSRCPGFRPITVTHLKHSAVNSDIPAGCWPGRVDTYFDLYVVGVWNIVRTSQLRIIDMMVKLSDYHGDREASLHWIPRANALVEDIMASIPYHLTDNMHAFVNQYDTGEGITDRGKSLGGLLLMHPLYVASRLPFIPEKMQIYMKQCLLWIGTEMGLGQATLLAEAHDIDRSYLESGCVIIWAGFLG; from the exons GCAAGCAGCGCCGGAAAAAG TGTGATCAAACTCGTCCA TCATGTTTGAGGTGCACTAGGGCGAACCGCAACTGTGGTGGTTATGACCAAGAAGGACTTACAGCATTTCGACGGTATGAGGCCGTCAACACATGCCCGTCGAGCCCACCATCGACAGCACGAAGGTGCATGTTACCTAAACGCGCGCCTATACCGGGAACCAATCTGTTTCTGTCCGATGTCGGCCCAACGGAAACACCAGTGAAAAAGTCCTACGAGTTCGCGTTGAGAGCTTTTTTCTACGACTTCTGTATCCCGGAAACGAATGGGAAGCTTTCGAGAGGATTCTTATCCGGCCTTGAGGCTATGGCTTATAGACTTGGACCTGAATCCAATTTGGTCAAGGCTTGCCAAGCGGTATCGTTCTTTAGTCACGCAAAGCCACTGAACAGGCCGCACATGCACGAGAGAGCAGAAAGGCTTCATCAGGAACTTCTGGGCTCTTTGGCTAGAGCGATAGAAGTACCTGCTCTAGTGGCATCTCTTGAGACCAGATACATTGCCTTGCTGCTGGGACTCTACGAG ATTTCAGCAGCCAACAGCGCCGATCGTCGCTCCCATGATGCTCATGCAAGGGGGCTTTCCGCACTCTTGAAGACCGGAACTTCGCCGTTAGATCTGCTACGCATTATACGGGATGGAAATAGGCCGGACACTAACGCGCCGAGTGGGCGTTGTCAAGGCACCCAACCACGTCTTAGG CCCCGTGGCATTTTCTCGGTTCCAGCTCTGAATGAGGGAGAGGAATGCCTCGACAACTTGATGCTTGATCTCGACTCTCTGCAGACAAGGTTCTCCGGTGCTCTCGAAACGTCCAACTTCTCCCCGGGCATGGAAGAAGAGATTTCATCCCTGTACCAACGATTTTCCCGCTGGTCAAGTTCTCGGTGCCCAGGGTTCAGGCCAATAACAGTGACGCATCTCAAACACTCAGCGGTTAACTCTGACATTCCGGCTGGATGTTGGCCCGGACGTGTTGATACATATTTCGATCTTTACGTGGTTGGAGTCTGGAATATCGTGCGCACCTCTCAGTTACGTATCATTGACATGATGGTCAAACTATCCGACTACCATGGTGATAGGGAAGCATCTTTGCACTGGATACCTCGTGCGAATGCGCTTGTCGAGGACATTATGGCATCGATTCCGTATCATCTGACTGATAATATGCATGCCTTTGTCAACCAATACGATACTGGAGAGGGAATCACCGACAGAGGGAAATCGCTTGGGGGTTTGCTTCTTATGCATCCACTCTACGTGGCTTCTAGATTACCGTTCATTCCTGAGAAGATGCAGATTTACATGAAACAATGTTTGCTGTGGATTGGGACAGAGATGGGCTTAGGTCAAGCAACCCTCTTAGCTGAG GCACACGATATCGATAGAAGCTATCTGGAGAGCGGGTGTGTGATAATATGGGCCGGTTTTCTGGGCTAG
- a CDS encoding NACHT domain-containing protein: MDPSSFASAAASLLALDIQILSSLYGDWDEGSRPLVDRLTYELTQIRTVLQALEITSLSFAEPVFDVSRLRSCLEDLKEHLLWLGPKVSEPGLQRHEWQWRTMNMLERAGLSNLSLSKSEGANELVYLRSSLSKLKDYIENSPFQSPEAAVERQARTLGSSLWNDCMDYTKSHEVARETRTEGTGRWLLSDKTYHKWFEIDRSSNALYCTGRPGSGKTVLTSLVVDEIRDLQQREPSSNIGLAYFYFSYKVPSPMRGVVLALLEQLFLQSLTAPDEVLQLEARASKGEQIPFRETLSTLSAVSKRFRKCYIVIDALDECADDYQADLIVLLSSIRDSRSRLFIISRPFRSYNMFEMCPRISVTPSAEDVELYTRSQLEKSPLRDHPELLQQVVGAIIESSAQHGMFLLVMLQVREVRDKQTAKGTAEWLECFQSQGASEGSLLSAYRKELTQISSLSLDLEDLAAWTLTWLYFAQRPLYAQELLDVLRATGHVPVLKLSDSEAIRLIIKSCMGLVHNSTTITFTHFSVKEFFDHNKNHPLLYPESMVAERCLEYISLCKLFALSNSEEVEKAVSTHPFLLYAANHWGRHVFNVGLDQQTFFKHKCIIVLNEPQTVAILGQILLLPRLEMQTLEGLFVEFSVLHMIAYFGLFWLLDFPWDWSSIFNHLEDSWGRTPLHIAAGQGHALCLQKLLSMQDLVSKSRRADDEGRTPWHYAAMSGNAQAIQALSARYPLSLDHETHDVQGLSPLQYAAMQGDREAFEYLMDAYPAEEASKTYMDEALTAALQHGRIDIVRMLLDSITPRYEHLTVAINCNFVLAVRLLLDYVDDLDNPATAQATALLEAARTGNNTILSFLIRSGAGVGETDSNGLTALAHAVEVGNVGAVGALLKAGANPATPYSDGTSLIMHTASRNMIDILQLLIEAGPGDGDLKKAAFLAAKEGHQDVVQLLLTSGVLPNERSRDGQTLSEVAREAGFENIVALLQDTGAEALPRVVYSTDKVPPQDQEASTPRAAPTSSYRAPSDSTNRGFENPAQKKEESKVCGGESHYTRRAKGEDVVEEPRQQAKEHTAEPSSRPTPLPRREDTETMEKTSPGSQRRSRRDVPTTLRSTPQSKGPTSFFLLSTPIEPEYLALGMIVADPRNPLQFYVPKQIQSLEHLTSKAQYETVQYDWNVTQLSSKTSNATVASMLEISFAATRASRGPKMDIHSPRLLRRQLRNHDHVVNTICQGNEGELLDMLKNWKEVFVVVGLLIATDLQVVDEQEEKAAAGDGISLGVGIDVVGLSAQIGAESSRSKSRSARYSGDRVVAVQYRSLKLENRLFKNLLTRAKETPLTLGAYFQGRMNERVL; this comes from the exons ATGGACCCTTCATCCTTCGCCAGCGCCGCGGCCAGCCTTCTGGCGCTTGACATCCAgattctctcctctctctaCGGCGACTGGGACGAGGGGAGCAGGCCTCTGGTCGACAGGCTCACATACGAGCTTACGCAGATCCGAACCGTCCTCCAGGCACTGGAGATCACGTCGCTATCATTTGCGGAGCCGGTCTTTGATGTTTCTCGCCTGCGGTCATGCCTGGAAGATCTGAAGGAGCATCTCCTGTGGCTGGGCCCCAAGGTCTCGGAGCCAGGCCTCCAGAGACATGAGTGGCAGTGGCGTACAATGAACATGCTGGAGCGAGCTGGACTCAGCAACCTCTCGCTTTCAAAGTCTGAGGGTGCGAATGAGCTCGTGTACTTGCGGTCGTCTCTGTCCAAGTTAAAGGATTA CATCGAAAACTCTCCTTTCCAATCTCCCGAAGCTGCCGTAGAGCGCCAGGCAAGAACCCTAGGCAGCTCTTTATGGAATGACTGCATGGACTATACCAAATCGCACGAGGTGGCGCGAGAGACACGCACAGAAGGGACTGGCAGATGGCTCCTCAGTGACAAGACGTATCATAAATGGTTCGAGATCGACCGTTCATCAAACGCATTGTACTGTACCGGGAGGCCCGGCTCTGGTAAAACGGTTCTGAC TTCTCTGGTCGTCGACGAGATTAGGGATCTCCAACAGCGTGAACCATCTTCAAATATCGGACTGGCATACTTCTACTTCAGCTACAAAGTGCCGAGTCCCATGCGAGGCGTTGTCCTTGCACTCCTCGAGCAACTATTTCTACAGTCGTTGACTGCCCCTGACGAAGTCCTACAGCTCGAAGCTAGGGCTTCAAAGGGGGAGCAGATTCCTTTTAGGGAAACCCTTTCGACCCTGTCTGCTGTATCCAAGCGTTTTCGAAAATGCTACATCGTTATCGACGCCCTCGATGAATGCGCCGATGATTATCAGGCCGACTTgatcgtcctcctcagctCCATCCGGGACTCTCGAAGTCGCCTCTTTATCATTTCCAGGCCATTTCGGAGCTACAACATGTTTGAAATGTGCCCGCGTATTAGCGTCACGCCGTCCGCAGAAGATGTCGAGCTCTATACGAGGTCACAGCTTGAAAAGAGCCCCCTCAGGGACCACCCcgagctcctccagcaggTCGTTGGGGCAATCATCGAAAGCAGCGCTCAGCATGGCAT gttcctcctcgtcatgtTACAGGTCCGCGAAGTCCGGGATAAACAGACCGCAAAGGGCACCGCTGAGTGGCTTGAATGTTTCCAGAGCCAAGGCGCCTCGGAAGGGAGTCTTTTGAGCGCATATCGGAAAGAACTGACCCAAATTTCGAGCCTCAGTCTTGACTTGGAAGATCTGGCAGCATGGACTTTGACGTGGCTCTACTTCGCACAACGGCCCCTATACGCCCAGGAGCTACTGGATGTCCTCAGAGCCACGGGACATGTCCCAGTGTTAAAGCTCAGCGACAGTGAAgctataaggcttattatcaAAAGCTGCATGGGGTTGGTACACAACTCAACTACTATCACTTTTACGCACTTTTCGGTCAAGGAGTTTTTCGACCACAACAAGAACCATCCCCTCCTTTATCCTGAGTCCATGGTCGCCGAACGTTGCCTGGAGTATATTTCTCTCTGTAAGCTCTTCGCACTCAGTAACTCAGAAGAAGTCGAGAAAGCTGTGTCCACGCACCCGTTCTTGCTTTATGCGGCGAATCACTGGGGACGCCATGTTTTCAATGTTGGACTGGATCAGCAGACCTTCTTTAAACATAAGTGCATCATCGTCCTCAATGAGCCACAGACGGTGGCTATCCTGGGTCAAATCCTACTATTACCTCGCCTCGAGATGCAAACGCTCGAGGGACTCTTTGTCGAGTTCTCAGTGCTCCATATGATAGCATATTTTGGCCTCTTCTGGCTTCTCGACTTCCCTTGGGACTGGTCCTCCATTTTCAATCATCTCGAAGACAGCTGGGGAAGGACTCCACTCCATATCGCGGCTGGTCAAGGCCATGCGCTCTGCTTGCAAAAGCTGCTCTCGATGCAAGATCTAGTTTCCAAAAGTCGACGAGCAGACGACGAAGGTAGGACGCCATGGCACTACGCTGCAATGAGCGGCAACGCCCAGGCTATCCAGGCGTTATCGGCGAGATATCCTCTTAGCCTCGACCACGAAACACACGATGTGCAGGGACTTAGTCCACTGCAATACGCTGCGATGCAGGGCGATAGGGAGGCTTTCGAATATCTCATGGATGCTTACCCGGCTGAAGAGGCATCCAAGACATACATGGACGAGGCATTGACAGCTGCGTTGCAACATGGCAGGATAGACATTGTTCGAATGCTCCTCGATAGCATCACGCCGCGATACGAGCATCTGACAGTAGCTATCAACTGCAATTTTGTGCTAGCAGTGAGGCTCCTCCTTGATTACGTGGACGATCTCGACAACCCAGCGACAGCGCAAGCAACAGCCTTGCTTGAAGCGGCCCGCACGGGTAACAACACAATCTTGTCCTTCCTGATACGCAGTGGAGCAGGAGTAGGAGAGACAGACAGCAATGGACTTACTGCTCTGGCCCACGCGGTGGAGGTGGGCAACGTCGGAGCCGTGGGCGCTCTGCTCAAGGCCGGCGCGAACCCAGCAACTCCTTACTCTGACGGCACAAGCCTTATCATGCACACGGCCTCTCGCAACATGATTGACATCCTGCAGCTCCTCATAGAGGCTGGGCCGGGCGACGGAGACTTGAAGAAAGCCGCTTTCCTTGCAGCCAAAGAAGGACATCAAGATGttgtccagctcctcctcacgTCTGGTGTGTTGCCTAATGAACGCTCCCGTGACGGACAAACCCTTTCAGAAGTTGCGAGGGAAGCTGGGTTCGAAAACATCGTAGCACTCCTGCAGGATACTGGAGCTGAGGCTCTGCCTCGAGTTGTCTACTCCACTGATAAGGTGCCTCCTCAGGACCAAGAAGCCTCAACACCCAGGGCAGCACCAACGAGCAGCTACCGAGCCCCCAGCGACAGTACTAACCGTGGCTTTGAGAACCCTGCACAAAAAAAGGAAGAGAGCAAAGTGTGTGGCGGAGAAAGTCACTACACGCGTCGAGCCAAAGGCGAGGATGTCGTGGAAGAACCCAGACAACAAGCCAAAGAACACACCGCCGAGCCTAGTAGTAGACCCACTCCTCTACCGAGGAGAGAAGATACCGAAACCATGGAAAAGACGTCGCCCGGCTCCCAGAGGAGGTCTCGGCGTGACGTGCCAACCACCCTACGCAGCACTCCCCAATCAAAGGGCCCCACATCCTTCTTTCTTCTAAGCACACCAATCGAGCCGGAATACCTTGCTCTGGGCATGATTGTGGCGGACCCTCGCAACCCCTTGCAATTCTACGTCCCAAAACAGATACAATCACTCGAGCACCTGACTTCTAAGGCGCAGTACGAAACGGTGCAATACGACTGGAACGTAACCCAGCTCTCGTCAAAGACGTCCAACGCCACCGTGGCATCCATGCTTGAGATATCCTTCGCGGCTACTCGAGCGTCCCGAGGGCCCAAAATGGACATCCACTCGCCTCGTCTCCTACGACGTCAACTCCGAAATCATGACCATGTGGTCAACACAATCTGCCAAGGGAATGAGGGAGAGCTGTTGGACATGCTCAAGAACTGGAAAGAGGTGTTCGTTGTCGTCGGGCTGCTGATCGCGACCGACCTGCAGGTAGTGGATGAacaggaggagaaggcggcAGCGGGTGACGGGATATCCCTTGGCGTGGGTATCGACGTAGTTGGTTTATCTGCTCAGATCGGAGCAGAGTCGAGCAGGAGCAAAAGCCGCTCCGCACGGTATTCAGGCGACAGGGTCGTGGCGGTCCAGTACCGgagcctcaagctcgagaaCCGATTGTTTAAGAACTTGCTGACAAGGGCAAAAGAGACGCCGTTGACTCTGGGGGCCTATTTCCAGGGGCGTATGAATGAAAgagtattataa